A genomic segment from Alistipes senegalensis JC50 encodes:
- the uxaC gene encoding glucuronate isomerase translates to MKQFNDDDFLLQTETAQRLYHDHAAKMPIIDYHCHLIPAYVAEDHRFDNLSKIWLEGDHYKWRAMRTNGVDEKYCTGKDTSDWEKFEKWAETVPYTMRNPLYHWTHLELKTAFEVTKLLNPSTAREIYDHCTALLQKPEFHARGLMRHYNVEAVCTTDDPVDSLEHHIKVREDGFATRMLPTWRPDKAMAVESPAEFRAYMERLSEVSGVTISKFDDVIEALRVRHKFFESVGCRLSDHGIEEFYAEDYTRSEIGAIFNKVYGGQTLTPEEIRKYKTAMLVEFAVMDWETGWTQQFHYGAIRNNNSRMFSQLGPDTGFDSIGDFTVGKQMSKFFDMLDREDKLTKTIIYNLNPRDNELVATMLGNFQDGRYGAGKIQFGSGWWFLDQKDGMEKQMNALSTLGLLSRFVGMLTDSRSFLSYPRHEYFRRTLCNLVGNDIENGLLPASEIDFIGREIIEGICYRNAKNYFKF, encoded by the coding sequence ATGAAACAGTTTAACGACGACGACTTCCTGTTGCAGACCGAGACTGCGCAGCGTCTTTACCACGACCATGCGGCCAAGATGCCGATCATCGACTACCATTGCCACCTGATTCCCGCGTATGTCGCCGAGGATCACCGCTTCGACAACCTGTCGAAGATCTGGCTCGAAGGCGACCATTACAAATGGCGCGCGATGCGTACCAACGGCGTCGATGAGAAGTATTGCACGGGCAAAGATACCAGCGACTGGGAGAAGTTCGAGAAGTGGGCCGAGACGGTGCCCTATACGATGCGCAACCCGCTCTACCACTGGACGCACCTCGAACTGAAGACCGCCTTCGAGGTGACGAAGCTGCTGAACCCCTCGACGGCCCGCGAGATCTACGACCATTGTACGGCGCTGTTGCAGAAGCCCGAGTTCCACGCCCGCGGTCTGATGCGCCACTACAACGTCGAGGCCGTGTGCACGACGGACGATCCCGTGGATTCGCTCGAACACCACATCAAGGTCCGCGAGGACGGTTTTGCGACCAGGATGCTCCCCACGTGGCGTCCCGACAAGGCGATGGCCGTGGAGTCTCCGGCCGAGTTCCGCGCCTATATGGAGCGGCTTTCGGAGGTTTCGGGCGTCACGATTTCGAAATTCGACGACGTGATCGAGGCGCTGCGCGTGCGTCACAAGTTCTTCGAGTCGGTGGGCTGCCGCCTCTCGGACCACGGCATCGAGGAGTTCTACGCCGAGGATTACACCCGGTCGGAGATCGGCGCTATTTTTAATAAGGTATACGGCGGGCAGACGCTGACGCCCGAGGAGATCCGCAAGTACAAGACGGCCATGCTGGTCGAGTTCGCCGTCATGGACTGGGAGACGGGCTGGACGCAGCAGTTCCACTACGGCGCCATCCGCAACAACAACAGCCGCATGTTCAGCCAGCTGGGCCCCGATACGGGTTTCGACTCGATCGGCGACTTCACGGTGGGCAAGCAGATGTCGAAATTCTTCGACATGCTCGACCGGGAGGACAAACTCACCAAGACCATCATCTATAATCTCAATCCCCGCGACAACGAGCTGGTGGCCACGATGCTCGGCAACTTTCAGGACGGTCGTTACGGCGCCGGGAAGATCCAGTTCGGATCGGGATGGTGGTTCCTCGACCAGAAGGACGGCATGGAGAAGCAGATGAACGCCCTCTCGACGCTGGGTCTGCTGAGCCGCTTCGTCGGCATGCTGACCGACTCGCGGTCGTTCCTCTCGTACCCGCGCCACGAGTATTTCCGCCGCACGCTGTGCAACCTCGTGGGCAACGACATCGAAAACGGCCTGCTGCCCGCTTCGGAGATCGACTTCATCGGGCGGGAGATCATCGAGGGCATCTGCTACCGGAACGCTAAGAATTACTTCAAATTTTAA
- a CDS encoding DUF4861 family protein, translated as MKNTILGFAAVLMASCTPALKVDVANTTQLERDDETVEIAWSEVAALEGVTPENVVVLNDDGEQIPSQVLFRGTAEPQALIFQTDADPMETKRFKIVTGVRENYPAEAYGRTVPERYDDYAWENNKVAYRLYGPALETSPEKLITPGIDVWVKCTDKLVIDEWYARGKYHHNFGDGMDCYKVGVTLGSGASLPFVDGKFWMMDHNYATARTLDNGPIRTTVELTYAPFNVDGTPVSLTKTISLDANQRFNRMDNVYEGDFAEMPIAAGFVRHDVKRLMTGDDWMGMVEAASDSKNPARDGDIFLGVILPGAEMLADTLGHAVAVKSVKPGQTLTYYAGSGWSQGGVEDMGEWVEEIGMAQAAAVNPLRATVRK; from the coding sequence ATGAAAAACACGATTCTTGGGTTTGCAGCCGTGCTGATGGCCTCCTGCACCCCCGCCCTGAAGGTAGATGTAGCCAACACGACCCAGCTCGAACGCGACGACGAGACGGTCGAAATCGCCTGGTCCGAAGTGGCGGCGCTCGAAGGCGTAACTCCGGAAAACGTCGTCGTCCTGAACGACGACGGCGAACAGATCCCCTCGCAGGTGCTCTTCCGCGGCACGGCGGAACCCCAGGCGCTGATCTTCCAGACCGACGCCGACCCGATGGAGACCAAGCGTTTCAAGATCGTCACGGGCGTGCGCGAAAACTACCCTGCCGAAGCGTACGGCCGCACGGTTCCCGAACGCTACGACGACTATGCGTGGGAGAACAACAAGGTGGCCTACCGTCTTTACGGCCCGGCGCTGGAGACCTCGCCCGAAAAACTCATCACCCCGGGTATCGACGTGTGGGTGAAGTGCACCGACAAGCTGGTGATCGACGAGTGGTACGCCCGCGGCAAATACCACCACAATTTCGGCGACGGCATGGACTGCTACAAGGTGGGCGTGACGCTCGGCTCGGGGGCTTCGCTGCCGTTCGTGGACGGTAAGTTCTGGATGATGGACCACAACTACGCCACGGCCCGGACGCTGGACAACGGTCCGATCCGCACCACCGTGGAGCTGACCTACGCGCCGTTCAACGTCGATGGCACTCCCGTGTCGCTCACCAAGACCATCTCGCTCGACGCCAACCAGCGCTTCAACCGCATGGACAACGTCTACGAGGGAGATTTCGCCGAGATGCCGATCGCCGCGGGCTTCGTGCGCCACGACGTGAAACGCCTGATGACGGGCGACGACTGGATGGGCATGGTCGAAGCCGCCTCGGACTCGAAGAACCCCGCACGCGACGGCGACATCTTCCTGGGTGTGATCCTGCCCGGCGCCGAGATGCTGGCCGACACGCTGGGTCACGCCGTGGCCGTGAAGAGCGTGAAGCCGGGCCAGACGCTGACCTACTATGCCGGTTCGGGATGGAGCCAGGGCGGCGTGGAGGATATGGGCGAATGGGTCGAGGAGATCGGCATGGCGCAGGCCGCCGCCGTGAATCCGCTCCGGGCGACCGTCCGCAAATAA
- a CDS encoding sugar kinase encodes MNNQKIVTFGEIMLRLTPPDYLRFNQTDLFRASYGGSEANVAVSLANFGLRSEFITRLPENRVADACLDDLRRYGVGTDGILRGGKRLGLYYMEEAASMRTSHVVYDRADSAFDTLSPGMIDWRSLFDGATWFHWSGISAAVSADTAAVCAEAIAVAREMGLTVSCDINYRKNLWKYGKEPQEVLPPLMEQCDIFFGTDDEYEKILGMRLPKFEARDASYRPDTAGYERASAEVAARFPRCRGIVFGLRSVLSANHHLISGTLYTGGRLLSTRVYDIDNVVDCVGVGDAFVGGLIYGMAEHAGDMQFALDFGTAACALKNTVPGDYNQFTAEEVAQLARGSVSGRIAR; translated from the coding sequence ATGAACAACCAAAAAATCGTCACTTTCGGAGAGATCATGCTGCGGCTCACGCCGCCCGACTATCTGCGTTTCAACCAAACCGACCTGTTTCGCGCCAGCTACGGCGGCAGCGAAGCCAACGTGGCCGTCTCGCTGGCCAATTTCGGGCTCCGCAGCGAATTCATCACCCGCCTGCCCGAGAACCGCGTGGCCGATGCCTGCCTCGACGACCTGCGCCGCTACGGCGTCGGAACCGACGGCATCCTCCGCGGCGGCAAGCGGCTGGGACTTTATTATATGGAGGAGGCCGCATCCATGCGCACCTCCCACGTCGTCTACGACCGTGCCGACTCGGCCTTCGACACCCTCAGCCCGGGGATGATAGACTGGCGCAGCCTCTTCGACGGTGCTACGTGGTTCCACTGGTCGGGCATCTCGGCCGCGGTGAGCGCCGACACGGCCGCCGTATGCGCTGAAGCGATCGCCGTCGCCCGGGAAATGGGCCTGACCGTCTCGTGCGACATCAACTACCGCAAGAACCTCTGGAAATACGGCAAGGAACCGCAGGAGGTACTGCCTCCGCTGATGGAGCAATGCGACATATTCTTCGGCACGGACGACGAATACGAAAAGATACTCGGCATGCGCCTGCCGAAATTCGAGGCCCGCGACGCCTCCTACCGTCCCGACACGGCCGGCTACGAGCGCGCCTCGGCCGAGGTGGCGGCACGGTTCCCCCGCTGCCGGGGCATCGTCTTCGGGCTCCGCAGCGTCCTGAGCGCCAACCACCACCTGATCTCCGGAACGCTCTACACCGGGGGACGGCTGCTCTCCACGCGGGTTTACGACATCGACAATGTGGTGGACTGCGTGGGCGTGGGCGACGCTTTCGTGGGCGGGCTGATCTACGGAATGGCCGAACACGCCGGAGACATGCAATTCGCCCTCGATTTCGGCACGGCGGCCTGCGCGCTGAAAAACACCGTGCCGGGCGACTACAATCAATTCACGGCCGAAGAGGTCGCCCAACTGGCCCGCGGCTCCGTTTCGGGCCGTATAGCCAGATAG
- a CDS encoding sugar kinase, with amino-acid sequence MKIVTLGEIMLRLSTPGNTRFVQSDSFDVVYGGGEANVAVSCANYGHEAYFVSKLPKHEIGQSAVNALRKYGVRTDFIARGGDRVGIYYLETGASMRPSKVIYDRAHSSIAEADPQDFDFDAIMEGARWFHWSGITPAISDKAAELTRLACEAAKRHGVTVSVDLNFRKKLWTKEKAQSIMKPLMQYVDVCIGNEEDAELCLGFKPDADVEGGETNAEGYKGIFRQMAETFGFKYVISTLRESFSATHNGWKAMIYDGKEFYESKRYDIDPIIDRVGGGDSFSGGVIHGLLTKPTQGEALEFAVAASALKHTINGDFNLVSAEEVESLAGGNASGRVQR; translated from the coding sequence ATGAAAATCGTAACATTAGGAGAGATCATGCTGCGTCTTTCGACGCCCGGCAATACCCGTTTCGTCCAGTCCGATTCGTTCGATGTCGTCTACGGCGGTGGCGAGGCCAACGTGGCTGTTTCGTGCGCCAACTACGGTCACGAGGCTTATTTCGTCTCGAAGCTCCCGAAGCACGAGATCGGCCAGTCGGCGGTGAACGCGCTGCGCAAATACGGCGTCCGGACCGATTTCATAGCCCGCGGCGGCGACCGCGTGGGCATCTATTACCTCGAAACGGGCGCTTCGATGCGTCCCTCGAAGGTGATCTACGACCGTGCGCACTCGTCGATCGCCGAGGCCGATCCGCAGGATTTCGACTTCGACGCCATCATGGAGGGCGCCCGGTGGTTCCACTGGTCGGGCATCACGCCCGCGATCTCGGACAAGGCCGCCGAGCTGACCCGTCTGGCCTGCGAGGCCGCCAAGCGTCACGGCGTGACGGTGTCGGTGGACCTGAACTTCCGCAAGAAGCTCTGGACCAAGGAGAAAGCGCAGTCGATCATGAAGCCTCTGATGCAATACGTCGATGTCTGCATCGGCAACGAGGAGGACGCCGAGCTGTGCCTCGGGTTCAAGCCCGACGCCGATGTCGAGGGCGGCGAGACCAATGCCGAAGGCTACAAGGGCATCTTCCGCCAGATGGCCGAGACGTTCGGGTTCAAATACGTGATCTCGACGCTGCGCGAGTCGTTCTCGGCGACGCACAACGGCTGGAAAGCCATGATCTACGACGGCAAGGAGTTCTACGAGTCGAAGCGTTACGACATCGACCCGATCATCGACCGTGTGGGCGGCGGCGACTCGTTCTCGGGCGGCGTGATCCACGGCCTGCTGACCAAGCCTACGCAGGGCGAGGCGCTGGAGTTCGCCGTGGCGGCATCGGCCCTGAAACACACGATCAACGGCGACTTCAACCTCGTATCGGCCGAGGAGGTCGAGAGTCTGGCTGGCG
- a CDS encoding tetratricopeptide repeat protein, which yields MKKTIWTVLAALLVAVPAVQAQKVNKEALLAKIEKSDADIANEKKATKAATWINRGKAFYEVAIEPTKSLFVNMDAAMLKLAVGEPKSTAKETLNGAEFDAWVYPYFTAYVKDNKVATWKQTKWVMKDAPAKAIEAYNKAYELDPKTADKVKEGLKQVSDFCSQAGNTGIDSGNYAEAAKAYVTAYKAQSSPAYGEADPALLYYAGYLLTVDGANNPKSFVKGAEYLTKAIDLGYVDTNAEGVPEGNIYYYLFHCLYGQKDIDRANVMKAKDVLLTGIEKCPKNERILDGLMQLYTSEEGVGNPADLVALIDKAIEDNPGNVDMWFGRGRIFYALKDYDQSIDSFKKVVELKPDMFEGNYYLGVFYTIKGDALNKEMNEKQYSSQAAYDADLKGVNDVYMAAVPWFEKAHQIKPDDIDTLEFLKSLCFRLRDEPGIMEKYNTYNDLYKKAKGE from the coding sequence ATGAAGAAAACGATTTGGACGGTTCTCGCGGCGCTGCTCGTGGCAGTTCCCGCCGTGCAGGCCCAGAAAGTGAACAAGGAAGCGCTTCTCGCCAAGATCGAAAAGAGCGATGCCGACATCGCCAACGAGAAGAAGGCTACCAAGGCCGCAACGTGGATCAACCGCGGCAAGGCTTTCTACGAAGTGGCTATCGAACCTACGAAGAGCCTCTTCGTCAACATGGACGCCGCGATGCTGAAACTGGCTGTCGGCGAGCCCAAGTCAACCGCTAAGGAGACGCTTAACGGCGCGGAGTTCGACGCATGGGTCTATCCCTATTTCACGGCCTATGTCAAGGACAATAAGGTCGCTACGTGGAAGCAGACGAAGTGGGTGATGAAGGACGCTCCCGCGAAGGCCATCGAGGCTTACAACAAGGCTTACGAGCTGGACCCCAAGACGGCCGACAAGGTCAAGGAGGGGTTGAAGCAGGTCAGCGATTTCTGCTCGCAGGCAGGCAACACCGGCATTGATTCGGGCAACTACGCCGAGGCTGCCAAGGCTTACGTGACGGCTTACAAGGCCCAGTCGAGCCCGGCTTACGGCGAGGCCGATCCCGCGCTGCTCTACTATGCGGGCTACCTGCTGACGGTCGATGGCGCCAACAACCCCAAGTCGTTCGTCAAGGGTGCCGAGTACCTGACCAAAGCCATCGACCTGGGCTATGTCGATACCAATGCCGAGGGCGTGCCCGAGGGCAACATCTACTATTACCTCTTCCACTGCCTCTACGGTCAGAAGGATATCGACAGGGCCAATGTGATGAAGGCTAAGGACGTTCTGCTGACGGGCATCGAGAAGTGCCCGAAGAACGAGCGTATTCTCGACGGCCTGATGCAGCTCTACACCTCGGAGGAGGGCGTGGGCAATCCCGCCGACCTCGTGGCGCTGATCGACAAGGCCATTGAGGACAATCCCGGGAACGTGGACATGTGGTTCGGCCGCGGACGTATTTTCTATGCGCTGAAAGACTACGATCAGAGCATCGACTCGTTCAAGAAGGTCGTGGAGCTGAAGCCCGACATGTTCGAAGGCAACTATTATCTGGGTGTGTTCTACACGATCAAGGGCGACGCGCTCAACAAGGAGATGAACGAGAAGCAGTACAGCAGCCAGGCTGCCTACGATGCCGACCTGAAGGGTGTCAACGACGTTTATATGGCCGCCGTACCCTGGTTTGAGAAGGCTCACCAGATCAAGCCCGACGACATCGACACGCTGGAGTTCCTCAAGTCGCTGTGTTTCCGTCTGCGCGACGAACCGGGCATCATGGAGAAGTACAACACCTACAACGACCTCTACAAAAAGGCCAAAGGCGAATAG